In the genome of Meles meles chromosome 2, mMelMel3.1 paternal haplotype, whole genome shotgun sequence, one region contains:
- the F11 gene encoding coagulation factor XI isoform X3, which produces MRQTSKQNDLRMILLYQVVHFILFASVSGDCVTELLTDTCFEGGDITTVFTPSARHCQLVCTHHPRCLLFTFMAESSSQDPTKWFTCILKDSVTETLPRVNRTGAISGYSFKQCSHQISACNKKVYVGLDMKGMNYNGSIARNVQECQERCTNDVHCHFFTYATSQFPSAEHRNVCLLKYTQMGLPTRIMKLGSVVSGFSLKSCALSNLEWPKESERNLCLLKTSESGLPSTRIKKNKALSGFSLQSCRHSVPVFCHSSFYHDTDFLGEELDIVDAKGHEACQKMCTDTIRCQFFTYSPSPESCNGGKGKCYLKLSSNGSPTKILHGRGGISGYTLRLCKMDNVCTTKIKPRIVGGTTSVHGEWPWQVSLQITSPSQRHLCGGSIIGNRWILTAAHCFDEVESPKILRVYSGILNQSEIKKDTSFFGVQEIIIHDQYEVAESGYDIALLKLETAINYTDLQRPICLPSKGDRNVIYTDCWVTGWGYRKLRGKIQNTLQKASIPLVTNEECQIRYRRHKITNKMICAGYKEGGKDACKGDSGGPLSCKHNEVWHLVGITSWGEGCGQRERPGVYTNVVKYVDWILEKTQAV; this is translated from the exons ATGcggcaaacaagcaaacaaaatgatCTCAG gaTGATTTTATTATATCAAGTggtacatttcattttatttgcctCAGTTTCTGGTG ACTGTGTGACTGAGCTGTTGACAGACACCTGCTTCGAAGGAGGAGACATCACTACCGTCTTCACGCCAAGCGCCAGGCACTGCCAGCTCGTCTGCACCCACCACCCACGCTGTTTGCTTTTCACCTTCATGGCTGAATCGTCTTCTCAAGATCCTACCAAATG gtttACTTGTATCCTGAAAGATAGTGTAACAGAAACACTGCCAAGGGTGAATAGGACAGGAGCCATTTCTGGATATTCTTTCAAGCAATGCTCACACCAAATAAGTG cTTGTAACAAAAAGGTGTATGTGGGCTTGGACATGAAAGGCATGAACTATAATGGCTCGATCGCTAGGAATGTTCAGGAATGCCAAGAGAGGTGTACAAATGATGTGCACTGTCACTTTTTCACATATGCAACAAGCCAGTTTCCCAGCGCAGAGCATCG taACGTTTGTCTACTGAAGTATACCCAAATGGGACTACCAACCAGAATAATGAAGCTCGGTTCAGTGGTGTCTGGATTTTCATTGAAATCCTGTGCACTTTCTAATCTGG AATGGCCAAAGGAATCTGAAAG AAATCTTTGTCTCCTGAAAACATCTGAAAGTGGATTACCGAGTACAcgcattaaaaagaacaaagctctTTCTGGGTTCAGTCTGCAAAGCTGCAGGCACAGTGTCCCAG TGTTTTGTCACTCCTCATTTTACCACGACACTGATTTCTTGGGAGAAGAACTGGACATTGTTGATGCGAAAGGGCATGAAGCTTGCCAGAAAATGTGTACTGACACCATACGCTGCCAATTTTTTACCTATTCTCCATCTCCAGAATCTTGCAACGGAGGGAA GGGTAAATGTTACTTAAAACTTTCTTCAAATGGATCTCCAACTAAAATACTTCATGGGAGAGGAGGCATCTCTGGATATACATTAAGGTTATGTAAAATGGATAATG TGTGTACAACCAAAATCAAACCCAGAATTGTTGGAGGAACGACATCTGTTCATGGCGAGTGGCCATGGCAGGTATCTTTGCAGATCACGTCACCCAGCCAGAGACACCTGTGTGGAGGCTCCATCATTGGAAACCGGTGGATACTAACAGCTGCTCACTGTTTCGACGA GGTAGAGTCACCTAAAATCTTGCGTGTCTATAGTGGCATTCTAAACCaatcagaaattaaaaaggaCACATCTTTCTTTGGGGTTCAAGAAATAATAATTCATGATCAATATGAAGTGGCAGAAAGTGGGTATGATATTGCCTTGTTGAAACTGGAAACCGCAATAAATTACACAG atcttCAGAGGCCCATATGTCTACCTTCCAAAGGAGATAGAAATGTAATATATACTGATTGCTGGGTGACTGGATGGGGGTACAGAAAGTTAAGAG gcaaaatacaaaatactctCCAGAAAGCTAGCATACCCTTGGTGACGAATGAAGAATGCCAGATAAGATACAGAAGGCATAAAATAACGAATAAGATGATCTGTGCAGGCTataaagagggagggaaggatgctTGTAAG GGAGACTCAGGGGGCCCCCTGTCTTGTAAACACAACGAGGTCTGGCATTTGGTGGGCATCACCAGCTGGGGAGAAGGCTGCGGTCAAAGGGAACGGCCAG
- the F11 gene encoding coagulation factor XI isoform X2, which yields MISDCVTELLTDTCFEGGDITTVFTPSARHCQLVCTHHPRCLLFTFMAESSSQDPTKWFTCILKDSVTETLPRVNRTGAISGYSFKQCSHQISACNKKVYVGLDMKGMNYNGSIARNVQECQERCTNDVHCHFFTYATSQFPSAEHRNVCLLKYTQMGLPTRIMKLGSVVSGFSLKSCALSNLACIRDIFPGTAFADSNIDSVVAPDAFVCRRICTHHPSCLFFTFFSQEWPKESERNLCLLKTSESGLPSTRIKKNKALSGFSLQSCRHSVPVFCHSSFYHDTDFLGEELDIVDAKGHEACQKMCTDTIRCQFFTYSPSPESCNGGKGKCYLKLSSNGSPTKILHGRGGISGYTLRLCKMDNVCTTKIKPRIVGGTTSVHGEWPWQVSLQITSPSQRHLCGGSIIGNRWILTAAHCFDEVESPKILRVYSGILNQSEIKKDTSFFGVQEIIIHDQYEVAESGYDIALLKLETAINYTDLQRPICLPSKGDRNVIYTDCWVTGWGYRKLRGKIQNTLQKASIPLVTNEECQIRYRRHKITNKMICAGYKEGGKDACKGDSGGPLSCKHNEVWHLVGITSWGEGCGQRERPGVYTNVVKYVDWILEKTQAV from the exons atgatCTCAG ACTGTGTGACTGAGCTGTTGACAGACACCTGCTTCGAAGGAGGAGACATCACTACCGTCTTCACGCCAAGCGCCAGGCACTGCCAGCTCGTCTGCACCCACCACCCACGCTGTTTGCTTTTCACCTTCATGGCTGAATCGTCTTCTCAAGATCCTACCAAATG gtttACTTGTATCCTGAAAGATAGTGTAACAGAAACACTGCCAAGGGTGAATAGGACAGGAGCCATTTCTGGATATTCTTTCAAGCAATGCTCACACCAAATAAGTG cTTGTAACAAAAAGGTGTATGTGGGCTTGGACATGAAAGGCATGAACTATAATGGCTCGATCGCTAGGAATGTTCAGGAATGCCAAGAGAGGTGTACAAATGATGTGCACTGTCACTTTTTCACATATGCAACAAGCCAGTTTCCCAGCGCAGAGCATCG taACGTTTGTCTACTGAAGTATACCCAAATGGGACTACCAACCAGAATAATGAAGCTCGGTTCAGTGGTGTCTGGATTTTCATTGAAATCCTGTGCACTTTCTAATCTGG CTTGCATTAGGGACATTTTCCCTGGTACAGCGTTTGCAGACAGTAACATTGACAGTGTCGTGGCTCCAGATGCCTTTGTCTGTCGCCGCATTTGTACTCACCATcccagttgtttgttttttaccttcttttctcAAGAATGGCCAAAGGAATCTGAAAG AAATCTTTGTCTCCTGAAAACATCTGAAAGTGGATTACCGAGTACAcgcattaaaaagaacaaagctctTTCTGGGTTCAGTCTGCAAAGCTGCAGGCACAGTGTCCCAG TGTTTTGTCACTCCTCATTTTACCACGACACTGATTTCTTGGGAGAAGAACTGGACATTGTTGATGCGAAAGGGCATGAAGCTTGCCAGAAAATGTGTACTGACACCATACGCTGCCAATTTTTTACCTATTCTCCATCTCCAGAATCTTGCAACGGAGGGAA GGGTAAATGTTACTTAAAACTTTCTTCAAATGGATCTCCAACTAAAATACTTCATGGGAGAGGAGGCATCTCTGGATATACATTAAGGTTATGTAAAATGGATAATG TGTGTACAACCAAAATCAAACCCAGAATTGTTGGAGGAACGACATCTGTTCATGGCGAGTGGCCATGGCAGGTATCTTTGCAGATCACGTCACCCAGCCAGAGACACCTGTGTGGAGGCTCCATCATTGGAAACCGGTGGATACTAACAGCTGCTCACTGTTTCGACGA GGTAGAGTCACCTAAAATCTTGCGTGTCTATAGTGGCATTCTAAACCaatcagaaattaaaaaggaCACATCTTTCTTTGGGGTTCAAGAAATAATAATTCATGATCAATATGAAGTGGCAGAAAGTGGGTATGATATTGCCTTGTTGAAACTGGAAACCGCAATAAATTACACAG atcttCAGAGGCCCATATGTCTACCTTCCAAAGGAGATAGAAATGTAATATATACTGATTGCTGGGTGACTGGATGGGGGTACAGAAAGTTAAGAG gcaaaatacaaaatactctCCAGAAAGCTAGCATACCCTTGGTGACGAATGAAGAATGCCAGATAAGATACAGAAGGCATAAAATAACGAATAAGATGATCTGTGCAGGCTataaagagggagggaaggatgctTGTAAG GGAGACTCAGGGGGCCCCCTGTCTTGTAAACACAACGAGGTCTGGCATTTGGTGGGCATCACCAGCTGGGGAGAAGGCTGCGGTCAAAGGGAACGGCCAG
- the F11 gene encoding coagulation factor XI isoform X1 has translation MRQTSKQNDLRMILLYQVVHFILFASVSGDCVTELLTDTCFEGGDITTVFTPSARHCQLVCTHHPRCLLFTFMAESSSQDPTKWFTCILKDSVTETLPRVNRTGAISGYSFKQCSHQISACNKKVYVGLDMKGMNYNGSIARNVQECQERCTNDVHCHFFTYATSQFPSAEHRNVCLLKYTQMGLPTRIMKLGSVVSGFSLKSCALSNLACIRDIFPGTAFADSNIDSVVAPDAFVCRRICTHHPSCLFFTFFSQEWPKESERNLCLLKTSESGLPSTRIKKNKALSGFSLQSCRHSVPVFCHSSFYHDTDFLGEELDIVDAKGHEACQKMCTDTIRCQFFTYSPSPESCNGGKGKCYLKLSSNGSPTKILHGRGGISGYTLRLCKMDNVCTTKIKPRIVGGTTSVHGEWPWQVSLQITSPSQRHLCGGSIIGNRWILTAAHCFDEVESPKILRVYSGILNQSEIKKDTSFFGVQEIIIHDQYEVAESGYDIALLKLETAINYTDLQRPICLPSKGDRNVIYTDCWVTGWGYRKLRGKIQNTLQKASIPLVTNEECQIRYRRHKITNKMICAGYKEGGKDACKGDSGGPLSCKHNEVWHLVGITSWGEGCGQRERPGVYTNVVKYVDWILEKTQAV, from the exons ATGcggcaaacaagcaaacaaaatgatCTCAG gaTGATTTTATTATATCAAGTggtacatttcattttatttgcctCAGTTTCTGGTG ACTGTGTGACTGAGCTGTTGACAGACACCTGCTTCGAAGGAGGAGACATCACTACCGTCTTCACGCCAAGCGCCAGGCACTGCCAGCTCGTCTGCACCCACCACCCACGCTGTTTGCTTTTCACCTTCATGGCTGAATCGTCTTCTCAAGATCCTACCAAATG gtttACTTGTATCCTGAAAGATAGTGTAACAGAAACACTGCCAAGGGTGAATAGGACAGGAGCCATTTCTGGATATTCTTTCAAGCAATGCTCACACCAAATAAGTG cTTGTAACAAAAAGGTGTATGTGGGCTTGGACATGAAAGGCATGAACTATAATGGCTCGATCGCTAGGAATGTTCAGGAATGCCAAGAGAGGTGTACAAATGATGTGCACTGTCACTTTTTCACATATGCAACAAGCCAGTTTCCCAGCGCAGAGCATCG taACGTTTGTCTACTGAAGTATACCCAAATGGGACTACCAACCAGAATAATGAAGCTCGGTTCAGTGGTGTCTGGATTTTCATTGAAATCCTGTGCACTTTCTAATCTGG CTTGCATTAGGGACATTTTCCCTGGTACAGCGTTTGCAGACAGTAACATTGACAGTGTCGTGGCTCCAGATGCCTTTGTCTGTCGCCGCATTTGTACTCACCATcccagttgtttgttttttaccttcttttctcAAGAATGGCCAAAGGAATCTGAAAG AAATCTTTGTCTCCTGAAAACATCTGAAAGTGGATTACCGAGTACAcgcattaaaaagaacaaagctctTTCTGGGTTCAGTCTGCAAAGCTGCAGGCACAGTGTCCCAG TGTTTTGTCACTCCTCATTTTACCACGACACTGATTTCTTGGGAGAAGAACTGGACATTGTTGATGCGAAAGGGCATGAAGCTTGCCAGAAAATGTGTACTGACACCATACGCTGCCAATTTTTTACCTATTCTCCATCTCCAGAATCTTGCAACGGAGGGAA GGGTAAATGTTACTTAAAACTTTCTTCAAATGGATCTCCAACTAAAATACTTCATGGGAGAGGAGGCATCTCTGGATATACATTAAGGTTATGTAAAATGGATAATG TGTGTACAACCAAAATCAAACCCAGAATTGTTGGAGGAACGACATCTGTTCATGGCGAGTGGCCATGGCAGGTATCTTTGCAGATCACGTCACCCAGCCAGAGACACCTGTGTGGAGGCTCCATCATTGGAAACCGGTGGATACTAACAGCTGCTCACTGTTTCGACGA GGTAGAGTCACCTAAAATCTTGCGTGTCTATAGTGGCATTCTAAACCaatcagaaattaaaaaggaCACATCTTTCTTTGGGGTTCAAGAAATAATAATTCATGATCAATATGAAGTGGCAGAAAGTGGGTATGATATTGCCTTGTTGAAACTGGAAACCGCAATAAATTACACAG atcttCAGAGGCCCATATGTCTACCTTCCAAAGGAGATAGAAATGTAATATATACTGATTGCTGGGTGACTGGATGGGGGTACAGAAAGTTAAGAG gcaaaatacaaaatactctCCAGAAAGCTAGCATACCCTTGGTGACGAATGAAGAATGCCAGATAAGATACAGAAGGCATAAAATAACGAATAAGATGATCTGTGCAGGCTataaagagggagggaaggatgctTGTAAG GGAGACTCAGGGGGCCCCCTGTCTTGTAAACACAACGAGGTCTGGCATTTGGTGGGCATCACCAGCTGGGGAGAAGGCTGCGGTCAAAGGGAACGGCCAG